A region from the Candidatus Tumulicola sp. genome encodes:
- a CDS encoding BlaI/MecI/CopY family transcriptional regulator: protein MPLRVFKLGRTGPAATLGPLEGEVMECLWSVGRPATVSEIVEALERRGNAAAYSTVKTILTNLAFKKYLSKRSAGRANQFEPRLTRVQFENELVSGVVTSLMREYRNPLLAHMAEELAADPAAVAEFEALLSNRKKGRRSHA from the coding sequence ATGCCATTAAGGGTCTTCAAGCTTGGCCGTACCGGACCCGCCGCAACGCTCGGCCCTCTCGAAGGAGAGGTCATGGAGTGTCTTTGGTCTGTCGGCCGCCCGGCCACCGTATCAGAGATCGTGGAGGCGCTCGAACGGCGCGGCAATGCGGCTGCGTACTCGACCGTAAAGACGATCCTCACCAATCTGGCCTTCAAAAAGTATCTCTCTAAGCGCTCTGCTGGTCGCGCTAATCAATTCGAGCCCCGCCTGACGCGCGTCCAGTTCGAGAACGAGCTCGTGAGCGGCGTCGTCACCAGCCTCATGCGCGAATACCGCAACCCATTGCTGGCGCACATGGCAGAGGAACTTGCAGCGGATCCCGCCGCCGTTGCCGAGTTTGAAGCGCTGCTGTCAAATCGCAAGAAGGGCCGCCGTTCACATGCATGA